The genomic stretch CAATAAAGGGACTGATTAAAAGGAAAGAGGGGCGAAGAGACAGGTGCGGGCGTATACTGCAAAATTTTCACACGCAAATTTTCACGACATTGTTTCTGCACATAATAGAGTACACTTGTTCCTTAAAATATATCGATGTATAACACTGATTCAAAAGGAAATTCAATTTTTCGCACCTTTCAACCATTCGCACACTTGTTCAGTTTTCCATTCAGCAACATTAACATACGCCATGACCCGATCATCTACTAATTCATAAAATGTTAAAGATTCTCCTTGACTCCTCAATTCTTAGTCGTTCTAATTTCCAACATTAACTAAGTATAGAATAGACATGACATTATATATGAGACTTTGTATCTCAtgttctgaaataccgatcTCGAAAAAACAGAGTGTTTTTTACGCCCTCTGCAGTTTGCTATGGCGAATCATTGACTAAGTTTTCAGTCTGCTAAGTCGATAACTGTAAAATACGTATGTACAGTCGATGACTTAAAAATAACTGTGTACATATGCATACATATTAGTAACAAGTATTGTGTAGTCGATAATTTTTCATTCAATATCACATACCAATGATTTTCAGGGTATATCAATTTGTAAAATTGCATCAAATTGTAACATATTTATTGTTTTACATATAATTCATTGGAACGTATTAATTACAATGTAACATTAAATAAAATGTGCACATATATTATATTGcataatatatattacacaGGACATGAATAAAAATGCACTGAATGCTTgtgcgtatatacatataaattaattatatgtatatatatatgtttatatacaacattgataatatttacaatctatatttcttatataaatttcttatataTAATAGCACCAAGTATAGCTATTTCCAGTAATATAATTAAAACTAATATAAActtattcattaaaattcttCTTCGCATAACATTTAATATCCTTCTTGTCTTATCTAATTCTTCATCTGTTTGGGATAATCTTCTATCTGCTCTCAATAATCGTTCCCTTTGTTCATTCAGTTCAGAAATTACTTCTGTTCCTATTTGTTCACTCTCAACAGCAACTGCTTGAGATCTAGCAATAGATTGTGATGAGCGATCCAGTATTGCATTTCCTTCTAATAATGTCCGTCTATGCTCTTCCTCCCAATTAACTCCAAGATTCATTGTGACAATATTAATGAATATATTCACaacaatattatgaaataataattatattcacaACAAGAAAACAAACGTCCTTTAAAATGTCAGATCTGCCATAATATCCAAGAATTCACTTTGATCAACTGAAATCATAGGTATAAtttgcaaaattatttataatataaaatgaatgaaataaacaataaaattaaaatttccttaataatttaattaattcaaaatcAAATTCTTGTTTTACTAGAACCATCTTGATCCAAATCAAATTCTTTAATCATAAGTTCCATTTCCTCATTAGTCAGATTACAATCAAGCTTTTTATTAAGTTTTTGGAGATCTTCTACTGTTATCTTGTCATTTGCAGTctcatttgtaaataatttgaaCACATATTTAATTTCATCTAAAGGTTTTCGCTTATTTAACTTTTCTGATACTATGTAAgtgtaaaatttaattaagataGTACTGATTATGAAAACACACGCATTATTTATTACAAACTTTCTTAAGAATATAAATAACAGATTATTTgattaaatttgatattttttgtttaaaCGTACCAATGTAATTAAAATCTtcgaaacaaattttattatatccaCGCTTGTCATACATTCGTATAATAGATAAAATGTAAGATTTTTTTACTGCAAATCCCAAAGCTTTTAATGCAGCTTTCATTTCATGATAATCTAAATAACCATCAGTATCAGTGTCCATTAAACAAAACGATTCCTTTAAGCGTCTCTTTAAATTTTCCGTACGAACATTCTTTGTAATAGTTGACATAATCgacaataaatattaataaaatcgaGTTGAGTTTACCTTTCACTTATCTTGTAAAACTTTCTTTTGTTGTCAACAAATTATATGTAGTTATATTCAGGATACACActtgttatgttatatattattatatatcttgAATATGCTTCcgataatacatatataaattttctgTTTATTGTAAACATATGAAGGCTTCATGAATCTAACGTCGTGAAATATTAAACTACTATTCAATCACTATTCACTATGATCATATAAACAGGTCTGGACATTCGTTAGGGAAAACCGTCCAGCTTTCGAGTCGAAAAACATCAAGATGGAGAGCATGGAAAGGTCTGCTCTCAAACTACACTCTGCGAGACAGACTACAATCATATAGACTATAAACTGTTCTCGACACTCTCTAGGGGAAATCATCCGAAAATTGAGTCGTGATACAAATGAGTAGCTAATCTACTGGTCGTGACCACGATCATATAAATAAGTCTCGCCATTCATataccgaagcctagggaaaatTGAGTCCTGTCCAGTTGTGAAAAATCAACATAGAAAACATAAAAGCTTGGCTGCACATACGTGGCATGATGTGAATGCCTTAGACAAAGACAGAGAACTCTATTTATCTTCATCTATCTCGTAAGAACGTGAATCTTATTGACCTTATACATATGATTGTAGGTTCGACAATTCCTACGGAGTGAGATGTTAACATTTTGATATCTTATGTCGTATATAACATTAATTTCCTTATTAGCAACATGATGGCGTTATCGCGAAACTCGCAAAAGCTCACATATACGCATTCATTATCAATGACGTAGTCAAAAGTAATGCGTTAATCGGTGCATGATTGCTTCGGCGGTAAAATGAGTGCCGACCACGGTCACAATAAGAGTCGTAGTAGTGATGGTAGTATAGCGGCCTAAAAACATCTTTCGTCGCTTACTGTTACAAAGATGCATGCGCGTGTTTTTCAGAATTTCGCGACAGCGCCACTATGCGACTAAAAAGAGAATTAGAATACATCAAAATCATGATCAAAATGATCACATTCCCCGCTAGCAAAAATTCTACGAATTGCCGAATCTGTGTATAAAACCGTAGTTACATGATATTGCAACTATTGGCTAAAATGTGTTATTCACcaatttttaaaattgtaaattaaaataatttgtaaaaaattctattttgtTGCGCACATAAAACATACAACATAAATATCTGTTTGTCAACGTATGCGTAGTTTAATATTCTAATTctctaaataaatatatatgtataaaatgtataattctttaatttaatttttaattgaaaattcaaTTTCCCTGGAAATCCACGAAGTACTAGTAACACGAGATTTCTagttatttttttttactttcttaAATAAGTGATCAAGTCGATAGTTTCTTCGATAGCCATAATATCACGATTAATACTTTGTATAAAACGTAAATAATTATTGACATATAAAGAAATGCCACAATATACATGCAATGGAAGTAACATtgagtatataaatattttta from Bombus vancouverensis nearcticus chromosome 9, iyBomVanc1_principal, whole genome shotgun sequence encodes the following:
- the LOC117163486 gene encoding uncharacterized protein LOC117163486 codes for the protein MSTITKNVRTENLKRRLKESFCLMDTDTDGYLDYHEMKAALKALGFAVKKSYILSIIRMYDKRGYNKICFEDFNYIVSEKLNKRKPLDEIKYVFKLFTNETANDKITVEDLQKLNKKLDCNLTNEEMELMIKEFDLDQDGSSKTRI
- the Vti1b gene encoding vesicle transport through interaction with t-SNAREs 1b, with translation MNLGVNWEEEHRRTLLEGNAILDRSSQSIARSQAVAVESEQIGTEVISELNEQRERLLRADRRLSQTDEELDKTRRILNVMRRRILMNKFILVLIILLEIAILGAIIYKKFI